In Candidatus Woesearchaeota archaeon, one genomic interval encodes:
- a CDS encoding YIP1 family protein, whose protein sequence is MADFEFWDKLKYLFSDPNLFFGIIKKEQGIKDSLIMYAIVSLFMTVVSSIFYFGLMSMIAGSLMSGGYFRLSGFFMPAFGVAGFIIGIIMTFLYSALVHVIVIAFKGKAGYSGTYNAYTYSMIPYLILSTVPLVGFLAIIYSFILMIIGVSEVQNISKGKAALACLLPLIVVLGIFLFLIFSFIMRLF, encoded by the coding sequence ATGGCAGACTTTGAATTTTGGGATAAGCTGAAATATCTTTTTTCAGACCCCAATCTTTTCTTCGGAATAATTAAAAAAGAGCAGGGAATAAAGGATTCGCTGATTATGTATGCGATAGTTAGTTTATTTATGACAGTAGTTAGCTCTATATTTTATTTTGGCCTAATGAGCATGATTGCTGGCAGTTTGATGTCTGGAGGTTATTTTAGATTATCTGGCTTTTTTATGCCGGCGTTTGGTGTTGCAGGCTTCATAATAGGAATAATCATGACTTTTTTATATTCTGCATTAGTTCACGTTATAGTTATTGCATTCAAGGGAAAAGCAGGCTATTCCGGCACATATAATGCTTATACATACAGCATGATTCCGTACTTAATTCTGTCAACTGTGCCTTTGGTCGGGTTTCTGGCAATAATATACTCCTTTATTTTGATGATCATAGGCGTTTCTGAAGTGCAGAATATTTCAAAAGGAAAGGCGGCGCTGGCTTGTTTATTGCCCCTTATTGTAGTGCTCGGAATATTTTTGTTTTTAATATTTAGTTTTATAATGAGATTATTTTAG